Proteins from a single region of Bdellovibrio bacteriovorus HD100:
- a CDS encoding DUF1904 domain-containing protein, translated as MPHIRMRAVKKEHVQLLSDSLAKELAPAMKTPVDNFTFELVQTQFFSGGQQTDSYPFIEVLWFARSQEVQDECASIITRQIKSIADYEDVVIVFQVLAKEAYYENGIHF; from the coding sequence ATGCCACACATCAGAATGCGCGCCGTAAAAAAAGAACATGTTCAGCTGCTCAGTGACAGCCTTGCCAAAGAACTGGCTCCGGCGATGAAAACTCCGGTCGATAACTTCACTTTTGAACTGGTCCAGACACAGTTTTTCTCTGGCGGGCAGCAAACCGATTCTTATCCCTTCATTGAAGTCCTTTGGTTTGCCCGTTCTCAGGAAGTTCAGGATGAATGTGCGTCGATTATCACCCGGCAGATCAAGTCCATCGCCGATTATGAGGATGTGGTGATTGTCTTCCAGGTTCTTGCAAAAGAAGCCTATTATGAAAATGGGATCCATTTTTAA
- a CDS encoding Lnb N-terminal periplasmic domain-containing protein encodes MGLLLFFLTVSSMALATNDLPSRASTENWADNIQWLRLLQYDKNLFGGYTSPAENPAFFLHPDGKENPALELQATISALLDPEKKIKSKDGQFNESAACVFPARKLWLEKISGQKLPSPSCERYERFLEILQPQSLTYVFSSYYLNNPASAFGHTFLRINKSASSRDGERYELSDYGVGYAAVKVSDNPFIYSFLGVSGLMPGTFDINPYYYKVREYNDFESRDLWEYDLNFTPDEVQLIVANIWELISAEFNYHYFKENCSYRILALLEAARPSLNLTKDLKSQVMPADTVGTLYEQNGLVKNIHYRPSIRATFDTRYKKLGSVEQERIRQFARNESLPQLVEGLQTQQKRDTLDAAMDYLDFRYPKEILRKQGAYLFKKDILLARAELGGASEPLTVPAPWNEAPHDAQGSRRWGAGYREWNSERFYLLDAKLSLHDLLDPKKGYPPTAEITMGSFSFSFNPDSEEVALDKATLYEVISLSPVDAFNKGFSWRLKVSVERGYENGCSSLCRWTELSGGSGITKSYWNDLDLSLWLRATGQTSPDFNGDTWKIGAGPAVSARWNRDWFALFAESYYRYDYKGMEHEYRQNTLGANFSLNKSLSLRLSGEDTNSVQRAEARLLYHY; translated from the coding sequence ATGGGGCTTTTGCTTTTTTTTCTGACTGTGTCCTCGATGGCTCTGGCAACCAACGATCTGCCCTCCCGTGCCTCCACGGAAAACTGGGCCGACAACATCCAGTGGTTGCGACTTCTGCAATATGATAAGAACCTCTTTGGCGGCTATACCAGCCCAGCCGAAAATCCCGCTTTCTTCCTGCACCCCGATGGAAAAGAAAATCCCGCTCTGGAATTGCAAGCCACCATCTCGGCTCTTCTGGACCCGGAAAAGAAAATCAAATCCAAAGATGGACAGTTCAATGAATCCGCGGCCTGCGTTTTTCCCGCACGCAAACTGTGGCTGGAAAAAATCAGCGGCCAAAAACTGCCTTCACCTTCCTGTGAACGCTATGAAAGATTCCTGGAAATCCTGCAGCCGCAGTCTTTGACCTATGTGTTTTCATCCTACTATCTCAACAATCCCGCTTCGGCGTTTGGGCACACCTTCTTGCGCATCAATAAAAGCGCCTCATCCCGTGACGGCGAACGCTACGAGCTTTCTGATTATGGCGTCGGTTATGCTGCGGTGAAAGTTTCTGACAATCCGTTTATCTATTCATTCCTCGGCGTGTCCGGCCTGATGCCCGGAACCTTTGACATCAATCCGTATTACTACAAGGTTCGCGAATACAACGACTTTGAATCCCGGGACTTGTGGGAATATGACCTGAACTTCACCCCTGACGAAGTACAACTGATCGTCGCCAACATCTGGGAATTGATCAGTGCTGAATTCAACTATCACTACTTTAAAGAAAACTGCTCTTACCGCATTCTGGCTCTGCTGGAAGCCGCCCGGCCCTCATTGAACCTCACCAAGGATTTAAAATCCCAGGTGATGCCTGCTGACACCGTAGGAACCTTGTATGAACAAAACGGTCTGGTAAAGAACATCCACTATCGTCCTTCCATCCGCGCCACATTCGACACCCGTTATAAAAAGCTGGGGTCTGTCGAACAAGAACGCATCCGCCAGTTCGCCAGGAACGAGTCTTTGCCTCAGCTTGTCGAGGGCCTGCAAACCCAGCAAAAGCGCGACACACTGGATGCCGCCATGGACTATCTGGATTTCAGGTATCCAAAAGAGATTCTGCGCAAACAAGGTGCTTACCTGTTTAAAAAAGACATCCTGCTGGCCCGCGCTGAACTGGGTGGCGCCTCGGAACCTTTGACTGTCCCTGCGCCCTGGAACGAAGCCCCACACGATGCCCAAGGGTCCCGTCGTTGGGGCGCGGGATACCGCGAGTGGAATTCTGAGCGTTTCTATCTGCTCGACGCCAAGCTGTCTCTGCATGACCTGCTGGACCCTAAAAAAGGCTATCCACCCACCGCTGAAATCACCATGGGGTCTTTCAGCTTCAGCTTCAATCCGGACTCCGAGGAAGTGGCGCTGGATAAGGCCACCCTTTACGAAGTCATTTCGCTGTCACCAGTTGATGCTTTCAACAAGGGCTTCTCCTGGCGCTTGAAAGTTTCGGTCGAACGGGGCTACGAAAACGGTTGCTCTTCTTTGTGCCGTTGGACGGAGTTGAGCGGAGGCTCCGGCATCACGAAGTCTTATTGGAATGATCTTGATCTCAGTCTGTGGTTGCGAGCCACTGGCCAAACCAGCCCGGACTTTAACGGTGACACCTGGAAAATCGGTGCCGGACCTGCCGTAAGTGCGCGCTGGAATCGTGACTGGTTTGCGTTATTCGCTGAAAGCTACTATCGCTATGACTACAAAGGGATGGAGCATGAATATCGTCAGAACACACTGGGTGCGAACTTCAGTCTGAATAAATCCCTAAGTCTACGTTTGTCCGGTGAAGATACAAACTCCGTACAGCGCGCTGAGGCCCGCCTGCTTTACCACTACTAG
- a CDS encoding efflux RND transporter permease subunit — protein sequence MTLSDLSIRRPVFAWMLMFGLIVFGAISFMRMGVSELPDVDFPVISISVRYEGAAPEVMEADVIDPIEDALISIQGVKNISSVARNSTSDITVEFDLERDIDVAFQDVQAKMSQIQDALPQNMDSPTVMKINPEDFPIMWLSLSSNKMPLEEMMVFVKDYVRDRLTTVPGVGNLWMPGYLEPNMRVWVRNEDLNRYALSVIDVTNTLRTEHAEPPAGRAEYNKTEYSLRTLGEAKTIEQFNKILVNSRGGGPNYMPIPLEKVVEFKEGMVDVVQFARANGKAAVGLGVVKQRGSNAVTVAHAVKGRIAEIQKTLPEGMQIVVNYDGTKFVEESVHELVLTLILAAILTSLVCWLFLGSWSSTFNVLLAIPTSVLGSFIILYFAGFTLNIFTLMGLSLAIGIVVDDAIMVLENIIRHLEMGKTKREAALVGAREITFAAMAASVSLVAIFLPIAFMEGLIGRFLFQFGVTMSAAVMISLLEALTLTPMRASQFVDTGERTTRIGRGFEHLFDRLKNAYTRSLEISLNHRWKVILASLFFFVLSFGSVVFLKGEFQPAQDQSSLMIQISNPPKSAISFTDEKVKIIEDFLLKRSEVSSTFVAAGGFTGGEANNAIIFVDMKPKGQRGKSAEKNKELSQQEFIEVVREYLNKTIPDSKPQVQDPSTQGFGGGGGKGFPVEFSIQGPDWNELGKFSEQIVEELKTSKIMTDVSSDYQAGAPEVQIIPNRQKAADRGVSVIAIGEVLNAMMGGVVVGSYEKGGHRYDIRVKMLENGRNPQERIKDLKVRNNRGELVPIASVVDIKEASVASSISRKNRQRSIIIYGNIGPGLSQQQSVDKAQEVARKVLPAEYKVLLSGSAEEFQQSFMSLIFALVLGFIVAYMILASQFNSFIDPVTVFMALPFSFSGAFLALLIGGQSLNIFSMIGLILLMGIVKKNSILLVDFTNQRRDAEKIHVHQALIEACPTRLRPILMTSFATIAGAVPAAMSLGPGAEARQPMAIAVIGGVFVSTFLTLYVVPCVYSLFARFDRRETSM from the coding sequence ATGACATTGTCTGATTTATCTATTCGCAGACCCGTCTTTGCCTGGATGTTGATGTTCGGTCTGATCGTCTTTGGGGCGATCAGCTTTATGCGCATGGGCGTCAGTGAACTTCCGGATGTGGACTTCCCGGTGATTTCCATCTCCGTGCGCTACGAGGGCGCGGCTCCGGAAGTGATGGAAGCCGATGTTATTGACCCGATCGAAGATGCCCTGATCAGTATCCAGGGTGTGAAGAATATTTCTTCGGTGGCCCGTAACAGCACCTCGGACATCACAGTGGAGTTCGATCTGGAGCGCGATATTGATGTCGCCTTCCAGGATGTGCAGGCCAAGATGTCCCAGATTCAGGATGCTTTGCCGCAAAACATGGATTCACCGACGGTGATGAAAATTAATCCTGAGGACTTCCCGATCATGTGGCTGTCTCTTTCCAGTAACAAGATGCCACTGGAAGAAATGATGGTCTTTGTAAAGGACTATGTCCGGGACCGTTTGACGACAGTCCCAGGGGTGGGGAACCTGTGGATGCCGGGTTATCTGGAGCCGAACATGCGGGTCTGGGTCCGCAATGAAGACCTGAATCGTTATGCTCTGTCAGTGATTGATGTGACCAACACTCTGCGCACGGAGCATGCGGAACCTCCCGCCGGACGTGCGGAGTACAACAAAACCGAATACAGCCTGCGCACGTTGGGTGAAGCCAAAACCATCGAACAGTTCAACAAGATCCTGGTGAACTCCCGTGGCGGTGGACCGAACTATATGCCGATTCCTCTGGAAAAAGTGGTGGAGTTTAAAGAGGGCATGGTCGATGTCGTGCAGTTTGCGCGTGCCAACGGCAAAGCAGCCGTGGGCCTGGGCGTGGTCAAACAACGCGGCTCGAATGCGGTGACAGTGGCTCACGCAGTGAAGGGCCGCATTGCCGAGATTCAAAAGACCCTGCCGGAAGGAATGCAGATCGTTGTGAATTATGACGGCACCAAGTTCGTGGAAGAGTCCGTGCACGAGCTGGTGTTGACCCTGATTCTGGCGGCCATTCTGACTTCTTTGGTGTGCTGGCTTTTCCTGGGATCCTGGTCATCAACCTTCAACGTTTTGCTGGCGATCCCGACATCCGTGCTGGGAAGTTTCATCATTCTTTACTTTGCCGGCTTCACCCTGAATATCTTTACATTGATGGGTTTAAGTTTGGCGATTGGTATCGTCGTCGATGATGCCATCATGGTTCTGGAAAATATCATCAGGCACCTGGAAATGGGGAAAACCAAACGCGAAGCCGCTCTGGTTGGAGCCAGAGAAATCACCTTCGCCGCCATGGCGGCTTCTGTGTCTCTGGTGGCCATCTTCTTGCCGATCGCGTTTATGGAAGGTCTGATCGGTCGGTTCCTGTTCCAGTTCGGTGTGACCATGAGTGCTGCGGTCATGATTTCCCTTCTGGAAGCCCTGACGCTGACACCGATGCGTGCTTCTCAGTTTGTGGATACCGGAGAGCGCACCACCCGTATCGGCCGCGGATTTGAGCATCTGTTCGACCGTCTTAAGAATGCCTACACACGCAGTCTGGAGATCTCGTTGAACCATCGCTGGAAGGTGATTCTCGCCTCATTGTTTTTCTTTGTCTTGAGCTTTGGATCAGTGGTCTTCCTGAAAGGGGAGTTCCAGCCGGCGCAGGATCAAAGTTCCCTGATGATTCAAATCAGCAATCCACCCAAATCAGCTATTTCATTCACCGACGAAAAGGTGAAGATCATTGAAGACTTCCTGCTTAAACGTTCCGAAGTCAGTTCGACCTTCGTGGCGGCCGGCGGCTTCACCGGTGGTGAAGCCAACAATGCCATCATCTTTGTCGACATGAAGCCCAAAGGCCAGCGTGGCAAGTCTGCGGAAAAGAACAAAGAACTGAGCCAGCAGGAATTCATCGAAGTTGTGCGTGAGTACCTGAATAAAACCATCCCGGATTCGAAACCCCAGGTGCAGGATCCGTCAACCCAGGGCTTCGGGGGCGGCGGAGGCAAGGGCTTCCCGGTGGAGTTCAGTATTCAGGGGCCGGATTGGAATGAGCTGGGTAAATTCTCAGAACAGATTGTGGAGGAGCTTAAAACCAGCAAGATCATGACGGACGTCAGTTCGGACTATCAGGCCGGGGCTCCGGAAGTACAGATCATCCCGAATCGTCAAAAGGCGGCGGATCGCGGTGTCAGTGTGATTGCCATCGGCGAAGTTCTTAATGCGATGATGGGTGGCGTGGTGGTTGGAAGCTATGAAAAGGGCGGGCATCGTTATGATATTCGCGTGAAGATGCTTGAAAACGGCCGCAATCCGCAGGAGCGCATCAAAGATCTGAAAGTGCGCAACAACCGCGGGGAGCTTGTTCCAATTGCTTCGGTGGTTGATATCAAAGAGGCATCCGTTGCTTCCAGCATTTCGCGCAAGAACCGTCAGCGGTCGATTATCATTTATGGAAATATCGGCCCCGGTCTGAGTCAGCAGCAGTCCGTGGACAAGGCCCAGGAAGTTGCTCGCAAGGTTCTGCCGGCGGAATACAAAGTTTTACTGAGTGGATCTGCTGAAGAATTCCAGCAAAGCTTCATGAGTCTGATCTTTGCCCTCGTGCTTGGATTTATCGTGGCTTACATGATTCTGGCTTCCCAGTTTAACAGCTTTATCGATCCGGTGACGGTCTTCATGGCCTTGCCATTCAGCTTCTCAGGGGCTTTCCTGGCGCTGTTGATTGGGGGTCAGTCTTTGAATATCTTCAGCATGATCGGTTTGATCTTGTTGATGGGTATCGTGAAAAAGAACTCCATCCTGCTGGTGGATTTCACCAATCAAAGAAGGGATGCTGAAAAGATTCACGTGCATCAGGCACTGATCGAAGCGTGTCCGACACGTCTTCGTCCGATCCTGATGACATCCTTTGCGACCATTGCCGGGGCTGTGCCGGCGGCCATGAGTCTGGGCCCGGGAGCAGAGGCCCGGCAGCCGATGGCTATCGCGGTCATCGGCGGGGTGTTTGTTTCCACCTTCCTGACTCTTTACGTGGTTCCTTGTGTCTATAGTCTGTTTGCTCGATTCGACAGACGGGAAACTTCTATGTAA
- a CDS encoding DUF3015 family protein: MKSFIVALAVLGSAVSVQAASGLKGTGVYGVAGCGLGSLVFGNEEGAMQVIAATLNGTGVQTFGITSGTSNCGKGLFAKAEVNSFIESNSVALENDIARGQGETLSTLNNMLGCDSKFNSTLQQNYKEIYAPGVNSSEKIVTLAQSCQG, translated from the coding sequence GTGAAATCATTCATCGTAGCATTGGCTGTTTTGGGTTCTGCTGTATCTGTGCAAGCTGCTTCCGGCCTTAAAGGCACTGGCGTTTATGGCGTAGCAGGTTGCGGTTTGGGTTCCTTGGTTTTCGGTAACGAAGAAGGCGCGATGCAAGTTATCGCTGCAACTTTGAACGGTACTGGTGTTCAAACTTTCGGTATCACTTCCGGTACTTCCAACTGCGGTAAAGGTCTTTTTGCCAAAGCTGAAGTAAACTCCTTCATCGAATCCAACTCTGTGGCTTTGGAAAACGACATCGCTCGTGGCCAAGGTGAGACTCTGTCCACTTTGAACAACATGCTGGGCTGTGATTCCAAATTCAACAGCACTCTTCAACAGAACTACAAAGAGATCTACGCTCCAGGTGTAAACTCTTCTGAAAAAATCGTTACTTTGGCTCAATCTTGCCAAGGCTAA
- a CDS encoding BON domain-containing protein has translation MNFRHLFVGLLISAVACTSLAKGDDSYSTTKKDTTTTATDQGMKETDTILTRAIREKINSDGSVSMMGKNITIVSQNGMVTLKGAVASQNEKNKISKIANEISGNKVTDQMTVKK, from the coding sequence ATGAACTTCAGACATCTGTTTGTCGGTTTACTTATCAGTGCAGTAGCCTGCACGTCGCTTGCAAAAGGCGATGACTCCTATTCCACCACGAAAAAAGACACCACCACGACAGCCACTGACCAGGGGATGAAAGAAACGGATACGATTCTGACCCGCGCTATTCGCGAAAAGATCAACAGCGATGGTTCGGTGTCGATGATGGGAAAAAACATCACCATCGTCAGTCAGAACGGCATGGTGACATTGAAAGGGGCTGTGGCCTCGCAGAATGAAAAGAACAAGATCAGCAAGATTGCCAATGAAATTTCCGGTAACAAAGTCACAGACCAGATGACGGTCAAAAAATAG
- a CDS encoding L,D-transpeptidase family protein gives MKASLVGVAAAVLMSVLAGSPVSAQVADASAQVVSKSQLIVGKRYYISVDTLNVRSSNSTTANNVIGKLSKNDVVEVYDVLNEATPLVQVKIIKSTTVSPYISSDFFVSKDYLSERELTLPTSRYFVVQNIATEKTRIYERCTATPGCAHKMVMETDMVVGRPEEGDGQDDNAYKTWVGHSRISEWVKFYQDGKAFYPRWYTPGQNIKDIPDPVTDSMSLYMGARKWLRKNEQGKTSNYGAFGWYAAKLTPAGENGGVNYQWIHGTMGWGKDGSKPIEITRMKMINFFSNPGSHGCTRLENQAVAYMRHLLGPGTDIYRVYAREASREAAPFSRYRDSQRPLPWEWMLLTNGAAQSNGLTADAATIRAQGISAVPGVNLIERGVYQVDRYPTVMPLNYSKSAASGLSGDRYEIDKNLKKGQGSNFRGYFLVDEGRFVSYSHPNYNATGGAIRVGGMADFMDSVPALLQAGAGNYYPPAIIK, from the coding sequence ATGAAAGCTTCTTTAGTCGGAGTCGCAGCAGCGGTTCTTATGAGTGTTTTGGCTGGTTCCCCTGTCTCTGCCCAGGTCGCGGATGCTTCCGCCCAGGTTGTGAGTAAGAGCCAGTTGATCGTAGGTAAGCGTTACTATATTTCAGTCGATACGCTGAACGTTCGCTCCAGCAACTCCACCACCGCTAACAATGTGATTGGCAAGCTGTCCAAGAATGATGTGGTGGAAGTGTACGACGTGTTGAACGAGGCGACGCCGCTGGTTCAGGTGAAGATCATCAAGTCCACCACTGTCTCTCCATATATATCTTCTGATTTCTTTGTGTCCAAAGATTATCTGAGTGAGCGTGAGCTGACCTTGCCAACGTCCCGTTATTTTGTGGTTCAGAATATTGCCACAGAAAAAACCCGTATTTATGAGCGTTGCACGGCGACTCCGGGATGTGCTCATAAAATGGTGATGGAAACCGACATGGTTGTGGGCCGCCCTGAAGAGGGTGATGGTCAGGATGACAACGCCTATAAAACATGGGTGGGTCATTCCCGTATTTCTGAATGGGTGAAGTTCTATCAGGACGGCAAGGCCTTCTATCCTCGCTGGTACACTCCAGGTCAGAACATCAAAGACATTCCAGATCCAGTGACAGACAGCATGAGCCTCTACATGGGTGCAAGAAAATGGCTTCGTAAAAATGAACAGGGTAAGACTTCCAACTATGGCGCCTTTGGTTGGTATGCAGCCAAGTTGACTCCAGCCGGTGAAAACGGCGGTGTGAACTATCAATGGATCCACGGCACGATGGGCTGGGGCAAAGATGGTTCCAAACCAATTGAAATCACACGCATGAAGATGATCAACTTCTTCAGCAACCCGGGTTCTCATGGCTGCACGCGCTTGGAAAATCAGGCGGTGGCCTACATGAGACACCTCTTGGGTCCGGGCACTGACATCTATCGCGTGTATGCTCGAGAGGCTTCTCGTGAGGCAGCTCCGTTCTCCAGATACCGTGATTCCCAGCGCCCTCTTCCTTGGGAATGGATGTTGTTGACCAACGGCGCGGCGCAGTCCAACGGTTTGACGGCGGATGCAGCGACGATCCGTGCTCAGGGCATCAGTGCTGTTCCTGGGGTGAATCTGATTGAACGTGGTGTTTATCAGGTGGACCGCTATCCGACGGTGATGCCTTTGAACTACAGTAAATCTGCGGCTTCCGGCTTGTCCGGGGATCGTTATGAGATCGACAAGAATCTGAAAAAGGGCCAAGGCTCAAACTTCCGTGGCTATTTCCTGGTTGATGAAGGTCGCTTCGTAAGTTACTCCCACCCGAACTACAATGCAACGGGCGGTGCGATTCGTGTAGGTGGTATGGCTGACTTCATGGACTCTGTTCCTGCGCTCCTGCAGGCGGGTGCTGGTAACTACTATCCACCAGCTATTATCAAATAA
- a CDS encoding TolC family protein, whose product MLRKTSLSIVCLSAVLSSGAYSATLQEAYQSALQKNETVGIQNEQVQQIRERVKQVRGGMFPQINANATYFMQPAPSDPVAKQFFPERQTTVALTANQVLFRGLREFAAVRQQKDLVQSQAEIRNQALIQLYQDVTSSYLNILTLEQDLDNISVQLKIYDERVKELSSRVRRGESSSSDALTAQSSQAALNAEFEIITGNLKMAREAFAFLTGLPTTEPLTDPELAKSVKVAPLQSYLDRIESRHDVKAARSQHQAMEEEVSIAKGAHWPSLDLTGNYYFKRPDGFSEDLNWDVQLKLTVPLFEGGTTQSRVREAASKRIEADLLLSRLRRQADQEIRAYYENFKTRLKQVEALEKAGELSERNYKVLQKDYRRGLARNIDVQMALTDFRIAARALDQARFAAQMELVKLKVASAEIEVPKVKED is encoded by the coding sequence ATGCTACGAAAAACATCTCTTTCAATTGTGTGTCTTTCCGCAGTTCTTTCTTCAGGTGCTTATTCTGCGACTTTGCAGGAGGCCTATCAGTCCGCTTTGCAGAAAAATGAGACTGTCGGAATCCAGAACGAACAAGTTCAACAAATTCGTGAGCGAGTAAAGCAGGTCCGGGGAGGAATGTTCCCGCAGATTAATGCCAACGCCACTTATTTCATGCAGCCGGCGCCCTCTGATCCGGTGGCAAAGCAGTTCTTCCCAGAGCGGCAGACCACAGTCGCCTTGACGGCGAATCAGGTTTTGTTCCGGGGATTGCGTGAATTCGCAGCCGTCCGTCAGCAAAAAGATCTGGTGCAGTCCCAGGCAGAGATCCGCAATCAGGCGCTGATTCAGCTTTATCAGGATGTCACCAGTTCGTATTTGAACATCCTGACGCTGGAGCAGGATTTGGACAACATCTCTGTTCAGCTGAAAATCTATGATGAACGGGTGAAAGAGCTGTCTTCGCGAGTGCGCCGGGGGGAATCCAGTTCATCTGATGCGCTGACCGCACAAAGCAGCCAGGCTGCTTTAAACGCTGAATTTGAAATCATCACCGGAAATCTGAAAATGGCGCGTGAAGCTTTTGCCTTCCTGACGGGCCTTCCCACAACAGAGCCTCTGACTGATCCGGAGCTGGCAAAATCAGTGAAAGTCGCGCCCTTGCAGTCCTATCTGGACAGGATTGAAAGCCGGCATGATGTGAAGGCGGCCCGCAGCCAGCATCAGGCTATGGAAGAGGAAGTCAGTATTGCCAAAGGGGCGCACTGGCCTTCGTTGGATCTGACCGGCAACTATTATTTCAAAAGACCGGATGGTTTCAGCGAGGATCTGAACTGGGACGTGCAGTTGAAGCTGACGGTGCCACTGTTTGAGGGCGGCACGACTCAGTCCCGCGTGCGAGAGGCCGCGTCCAAGCGCATTGAAGCGGACTTGCTGCTGTCCCGCTTGCGTCGGCAGGCTGATCAGGAAATCCGTGCGTATTATGAAAACTTTAAAACACGCTTGAAGCAGGTCGAGGCTTTGGAAAAAGCCGGGGAGCTGTCCGAGCGCAACTACAAGGTTTTACAGAAAGACTATCGCCGTGGACTGGCTCGCAATATCGATGTGCAGATGGCTTTGACTGATTTCAGGATCGCGGCCCGCGCCCTGGATCAGGCCCGTTTTGCGGCCCAGATGGAACTGGTGAAGCTGAAAGTGGCTTCGGCAGAAATTGAAGTTCCGAAAGTGAAGGAAGACTAA
- a CDS encoding DUF72 domain-containing protein, with product MEYRVGTSGWVYPPWRNTFYPQDLPQKKELFFASRHLSSIEINGSFYSYQKPSTYLHWYSETPEDFVFSVKGPQYITHIRRLKDVEMPLANFFASGVLHLREKLGVFLWQLPPNFVFNPEKEDRLETFFRLLPRTFAEAIKFAEKSERFHDGYPPDLAGIKKQIRHAIEVRHHSFENPEFIKLLRRNNVALVFAETAGKWPYMEDVTSDFLYLRLHGDDSFYKKGYQPEQLRWWAQRLKIWAQGKSPKDSLTLLPPANSSTRDIFVFFDNDLKIKAPQDAEGLMLLLNKS from the coding sequence ATGGAATACAGAGTCGGCACGTCAGGTTGGGTCTATCCACCCTGGCGAAACACCTTTTATCCCCAGGATCTTCCCCAGAAGAAAGAGCTTTTCTTTGCCAGCCGACATCTGTCATCGATTGAAATCAATGGATCATTCTATTCATATCAAAAGCCCTCCACTTATCTTCATTGGTATTCGGAAACCCCGGAAGATTTTGTTTTCTCCGTAAAAGGACCGCAGTACATCACTCACATCCGCCGGCTGAAAGACGTTGAAATGCCCCTGGCGAACTTTTTTGCATCTGGAGTTTTGCATCTGCGCGAAAAGCTGGGGGTCTTTCTGTGGCAACTGCCTCCAAACTTTGTGTTCAATCCAGAGAAAGAAGATCGCCTTGAAACTTTCTTTCGCCTGCTTCCCCGCACCTTTGCCGAAGCCATAAAATTTGCTGAAAAATCAGAACGCTTTCACGATGGTTATCCTCCCGATTTGGCCGGAATAAAAAAGCAGATCCGCCATGCCATCGAGGTTCGCCATCACAGTTTTGAAAACCCTGAATTTATAAAACTTCTTCGTCGCAATAATGTAGCGCTGGTCTTTGCTGAGACCGCTGGCAAGTGGCCCTATATGGAAGATGTCACCAGTGACTTTCTGTACCTGCGTCTGCATGGCGACGACAGTTTCTATAAGAAAGGCTACCAGCCGGAACAGCTTCGCTGGTGGGCTCAGCGACTCAAGATATGGGCTCAAGGGAAAAGCCCCAAAGACAGTCTGACTTTGCTGCCTCCGGCGAACAGCAGCACCCGTGACATTTTTGTCTTCTTTGACAATGACTTAAAAATCAAAGCCCCTCAGGATGCTGAAGGGCTGATGTTGCTTCTGAACAAAAGCTGA
- a CDS encoding 4a-hydroxytetrahydrobiopterin dehydratase has protein sequence MMSQTELLRKKSHPVDQALTPEEIQQYLTVLDGWSLQGLHIAKSFEFKNYYQTIAFVNAIAFIVHTEDHHPELEVGYNRCVVKFYTHSVNEGLGGISENDFICAAKIDALAGNQFAPMSH, from the coding sequence ATGATGAGTCAGACGGAACTCTTAAGAAAGAAAAGTCACCCGGTCGATCAGGCGCTCACCCCGGAAGAAATCCAACAATATCTCACCGTCCTGGATGGCTGGAGCCTGCAGGGCCTTCATATCGCCAAGTCATTTGAATTTAAGAACTACTATCAGACCATCGCCTTTGTGAATGCTATTGCCTTTATCGTTCACACGGAAGATCACCATCCGGAGCTGGAGGTAGGCTACAATCGCTGTGTGGTCAAGTTTTACACCCATTCTGTGAATGAGGGGCTGGGTGGTATTTCTGAAAATGACTTTATTTGTGCGGCGAAGATCGACGCCTTGGCAGGCAACCAGTTTGCTCCGATGTCCCACTGA